Proteins encoded by one window of Paenibacillus urinalis:
- a CDS encoding SwmB domain-containing protein, protein MKKGLSWALVCALTLQAAVSTGVGSAYADAPVQITTGQNMSLQVSSQLATSPQVMTGQTMTAQIEDVQELKPYSGQVEVSKKPSLSIQLTESVRKGQDGGSVMIQSLSDNRKVKQFDMDTEVKIFDHKDGTEVPSGGYGTYITFDMGTDELSSGGYYVLIDNGAFVNEQDVPFEGIQDAGTWRFWTEGMGEVPVVEKTPAHNAAGVLPASSLALKFSKDMYPAAGSIEIIQRSNNQVVDTIPVTSSRVSGGGTSTIRITPTTALENNTVYDVVVPLGAFWDAYQNRSQPIAKGSWSFTVSTDTSALTVSSLSPSDGSMSAPVDQPLILTFNKTLNPEYTGSVTLRKAGGSTVGARTVINSSNPRQLVITPTAQLEHNTTYQVDVPGGVFRDAAGNTFAGLTGSRSWSFKTYTRDTTAPVLQSSKMYTNTLIRLTYNEVLGTNVKPLTSSYSVTVNGENRGISDVSVSGDTVYVMLDTGVAVGQVVRLSYTPGVRPVQDLSGNSAASFSNREIVNDLDSVLSKPREGTVYGNTLYLYFTESVKVTASNARDQFQVTANGNSIGVSSISISSGSAVTLILSRAVTDGEVVRVTYTPGSYPLKDYREQALPGFGDFFVRNSYDTRAPEFVETWAGGNKLYIQYNEALRTDNLPLKSQFSVLVNRSPLYVNSVEVNEDTVELTLANSLAMNQDVTLSYIPGVKRLTDLNYNPAGYLDLIPVMVYGSGSVKQGSVQSQTVTLTMSEAMQMQSSITPSQFTIIAGGQGVQVASASVQNQTVTITLTAPVYAGQNVTLAYSPGAIPLKSATGETITGFGPFALQNRTSSTTGGGSTSMPSGLTVLDSSLFNETGYVLNSIAAAKSSVMSKYNRSANAYTPSTELLKQAYTYINASGGTPLVAVEVPQTEGAAVVGFKLQALDEMKRLNSRAVIGVRYGDTLYTVPVSQLELNTMAGAANTTISGATLYIQLEAVTPSSSVAMDQLLGQSSASKLSSIMDASTYVSNDSSTYKTALASNGQLYLRLSGTVSSSTLGLVKMDNTIQRLSPVPFRMTKTRDAHIVQAKLAGNQAVVPANHSVSYVGMYSHWARTSIERLASMWIIDQPGGSNYEPDRPITRAEFAGMIARSLGLDGDFEESRRFGDVPYSISGAYIGAATKAGIITGHQDGTFKPDQLITREQMAIMMVRALHYGGHESALNGTPNSILSKFKDRVYIQAPNIVAEAVQQGIIEGMTHNTFKPGGQATRAQAAVMITRMLSIYTE, encoded by the coding sequence ATGAAAAAAGGATTATCATGGGCGCTGGTCTGTGCACTAACCCTCCAAGCTGCTGTCAGTACAGGAGTAGGTTCAGCCTATGCAGATGCACCCGTACAGATAACAACAGGACAAAACATGTCGCTGCAGGTAAGTTCTCAGCTTGCAACTTCCCCTCAGGTGATGACAGGACAGACAATGACGGCTCAGATTGAGGATGTGCAGGAGCTGAAACCGTACTCTGGGCAAGTTGAGGTATCTAAGAAGCCAAGCTTGTCCATTCAGTTGACGGAGTCTGTAAGAAAAGGGCAGGATGGCGGATCGGTAATGATCCAGAGTCTGTCCGACAATCGCAAGGTCAAGCAATTTGATATGGATACAGAAGTGAAAATATTTGATCATAAAGACGGAACAGAAGTTCCTTCTGGCGGATATGGTACATACATTACCTTCGATATGGGTACAGATGAGCTGAGCAGCGGTGGATATTATGTTCTGATAGACAACGGTGCCTTTGTGAACGAGCAGGATGTCCCTTTTGAAGGCATACAAGATGCAGGAACATGGCGCTTCTGGACAGAGGGGATGGGAGAAGTCCCTGTCGTAGAAAAGACACCTGCCCATAATGCAGCAGGAGTACTCCCTGCTTCTTCGCTAGCTCTGAAATTCAGCAAAGACATGTATCCAGCGGCAGGCAGTATTGAGATTATCCAACGATCGAATAATCAAGTTGTGGATACAATTCCTGTAACCTCTTCCCGCGTGAGTGGCGGCGGAACGAGCACTATTCGGATTACGCCAACAACAGCATTAGAAAATAATACTGTATATGATGTCGTTGTCCCGTTAGGGGCATTCTGGGATGCGTATCAGAATCGAAGTCAGCCCATAGCCAAGGGAAGCTGGAGCTTTACGGTGTCAACCGATACATCTGCGCTTACGGTATCGTCCTTATCTCCTAGTGATGGAAGCATGAGTGCACCGGTGGATCAACCGCTTATACTTACGTTTAATAAGACGCTGAACCCTGAATATACTGGATCTGTGACGCTTCGTAAGGCAGGCGGGTCGACTGTTGGTGCACGTACAGTTATTAATTCATCCAATCCTAGACAGCTTGTGATCACCCCGACTGCACAACTGGAGCACAATACAACATACCAGGTTGATGTACCCGGTGGTGTGTTTAGAGATGCAGCAGGAAATACGTTTGCAGGACTAACAGGAAGCAGATCGTGGAGCTTCAAGACGTATACGAGGGACACGACCGCTCCTGTACTACAATCCTCCAAAATGTACACCAATACCCTTATCCGACTGACATACAATGAGGTGCTAGGTACAAACGTCAAACCACTGACTTCCAGTTACTCAGTAACTGTGAACGGAGAGAATCGCGGAATTAGCGATGTCAGTGTATCCGGGGATACCGTCTATGTCATGCTGGACACAGGAGTTGCGGTAGGTCAGGTTGTCCGTTTGTCCTACACGCCGGGTGTAAGACCGGTACAGGATTTATCGGGAAACTCGGCTGCCTCCTTCTCAAATCGCGAGATTGTGAATGACCTCGACTCTGTGTTGTCCAAGCCGAGAGAAGGGACCGTGTACGGAAACACGCTATATTTATACTTTACCGAAAGTGTAAAAGTGACAGCTTCCAATGCCCGGGATCAGTTCCAAGTCACTGCGAATGGCAACAGTATAGGTGTAAGCAGTATTAGCATAAGCAGCGGATCAGCGGTTACGCTTATTTTGAGTCGGGCAGTGACGGATGGAGAAGTTGTTCGTGTAACTTATACGCCGGGATCCTATCCGCTGAAAGACTACAGGGAACAGGCACTTCCCGGGTTTGGTGATTTCTTTGTTCGGAACAGCTATGATACCAGAGCTCCTGAGTTCGTAGAGACCTGGGCAGGTGGTAATAAGCTGTACATACAATACAATGAAGCACTTCGAACCGATAATCTTCCATTAAAAAGCCAGTTCTCTGTCCTGGTTAATCGAAGTCCGTTGTATGTGAACAGTGTCGAGGTTAATGAAGATACCGTAGAATTAACGCTGGCTAACTCGCTAGCCATGAATCAGGATGTGACGTTATCCTATATTCCTGGTGTGAAGCGGTTGACCGATCTGAACTACAATCCTGCAGGGTATCTTGATCTGATTCCGGTTATGGTGTATGGGAGCGGCAGTGTAAAACAGGGTTCAGTCCAGAGCCAAACCGTAACCTTGACCATGTCGGAAGCGATGCAGATGCAGAGCTCAATTACTCCATCTCAGTTCACGATCATCGCGGGTGGTCAAGGCGTTCAAGTTGCATCCGCTTCGGTGCAGAATCAGACGGTGACCATAACACTCACTGCTCCGGTATATGCCGGACAGAATGTCACGCTTGCTTACTCACCTGGTGCTATACCGCTGAAGTCAGCCACAGGAGAGACTATAACAGGTTTTGGACCATTTGCGCTCCAGAACCGAACGAGCAGCACAACAGGCGGAGGCTCGACCAGTATGCCAAGCGGGCTTACTGTACTTGATTCGTCACTCTTTAACGAGACAGGTTATGTGCTGAATAGTATTGCAGCAGCCAAGTCGTCGGTAATGTCGAAGTATAACCGCAGCGCGAATGCTTATACGCCGAGCACGGAGCTGCTTAAACAAGCTTATACGTATATAAATGCGTCCGGAGGCACACCGCTGGTCGCTGTCGAAGTTCCTCAGACAGAGGGCGCTGCTGTCGTTGGTTTCAAGCTGCAGGCACTCGATGAGATGAAACGATTGAATTCAAGAGCTGTCATCGGGGTCAGATATGGAGATACGCTGTATACGGTTCCTGTAAGCCAGCTTGAGCTGAATACGATGGCAGGAGCCGCGAATACAACGATTAGCGGAGCGACACTGTACATTCAGTTAGAAGCGGTAACTCCTTCATCTTCTGTAGCTATGGATCAATTGCTCGGACAAAGCTCAGCATCCAAGCTGTCCAGTATCATGGATGCAAGCACTTATGTGTCTAACGATTCATCAACATATAAAACAGCCCTGGCATCTAACGGACAGCTATATCTTCGATTAAGTGGCACCGTAAGCAGCAGTACACTTGGACTCGTGAAGATGGATAACACGATTCAGAGACTAAGCCCTGTTCCGTTCCGAATGACCAAGACAAGGGATGCACATATTGTGCAAGCGAAACTAGCTGGCAATCAAGCGGTCGTTCCGGCAAATCATTCAGTGTCCTATGTAGGCATGTATAGCCACTGGGCAAGAACTTCTATTGAAAGACTGGCTTCGATGTGGATCATTGATCAGCCTGGAGGATCAAACTATGAACCTGACCGGCCGATTACCCGGGCAGAGTTTGCCGGAATGATCGCAAGAAGTCTTGGTCTAGATGGTGATTTTGAAGAATCACGCCGATTCGGAGACGTTCCTTACAGCATATCTGGCGCTTACATCGGTGCAGCCACCAAGGCGGGCATCATTACAGGGCATCAGGACGGTACTTTTAAACCTGATCAGCTGATCACGCGTGAGCAGATGGCGATTATGATGGTTCGTGCACTGCACTATGGCGGTCATGAATCGGCACTTAACGGTACACCGAACAGCATCCTGAGCAAGTTCAAGGATCGTGTGTACATTCAAGCACCCAATATCGTGGCCGAGGCTGTCCAGCAAGGGATCATCGAGGGGATGACACACAATACGTTCAAGCCTGGCGGTCAGGCGACACGAGCACAGGCAGCGGTGATGATTACTCGAATGCTGAGCATTTATACAGAATAA